One Novosphingobium sp. G106 DNA segment encodes these proteins:
- a CDS encoding MBL fold metallo-hydrolase produces the protein MKVRFWGTRGSLPVAQKAGTVRDKIAAALVAADGRKFADAEEARRFAESDLDFAVSGTYGGATSCVEIEAGADADGEEVFIVCDLGSGLREFGLDAMGRCAAGHPRTYHVFLSHFHWDHIMGFPFFVPVFDPNAKIVIHSGHTDAEEALRRQQEEISFPVAFEWLRAQISFRTLETGREYQIGAVKVELIEQNHSHKSYGYKFTDEAGKSVIYSTDSEHKIDAMDAEEAFVAFFGDCDLVICDTMYSLADSISMKEDWGHSSNVVAIDLCHQARARRLALFHHEPTYSDADIQRMHEESIRYEELTREHAPLDVICAYDGLTVEV, from the coding sequence CGCCGCCGCACTGGTCGCCGCCGACGGCCGCAAGTTTGCCGATGCCGAAGAAGCCCGCCGCTTCGCCGAAAGCGATCTCGATTTCGCGGTGTCCGGCACCTATGGCGGCGCGACGAGCTGCGTCGAGATCGAGGCAGGCGCCGATGCCGACGGCGAGGAAGTTTTCATCGTCTGCGACCTCGGCAGCGGGCTGCGCGAGTTCGGCCTCGATGCCATGGGCCGCTGCGCCGCCGGCCATCCGCGGACTTATCACGTCTTCCTGTCCCACTTTCACTGGGACCACATCATGGGCTTCCCGTTCTTCGTACCGGTGTTCGACCCAAACGCGAAGATCGTGATCCATTCGGGACATACCGACGCCGAGGAAGCACTGCGCCGCCAGCAGGAGGAAATCTCCTTCCCCGTCGCCTTCGAATGGCTGCGCGCGCAGATCAGCTTCCGCACGCTCGAGACCGGCCGGGAATACCAGATCGGCGCGGTGAAGGTCGAACTGATCGAGCAGAACCACTCGCACAAGTCTTATGGCTACAAGTTCACCGACGAGGCCGGCAAATCGGTGATCTACAGTACCGACAGCGAGCACAAGATCGACGCCATGGACGCCGAGGAGGCCTTCGTCGCCTTCTTCGGCGACTGCGACCTGGTGATCTGCGACACGATGTATTCGCTGGCCGATTCGATCTCGATGAAGGAGGACTGGGGCCATTCGAGCAACGTCGTCGCGATCGACCTCTGTCACCAGGCACGGGCGCGGCGGCTGGCATTGTTCCACCACGAACCTACCTACAGCGATGCCGACATCCAGCGGATGCACGAGGAGAGCATCCGCTATGAGGAACTGACGCGCGAGCATGCGCCGCTAGACGTGATCTGCGCCTATGACGGCCTCACCGTCGAGGTCTGA
- a CDS encoding CHASE2 domain-containing protein encodes MTASPSRSDRPGRRHVWSVVAVGALIGALLSLIVANPVRRALFDEWQVLSPRKIEAKEVAVVLIDRESLASVGPWPWPRYYLARLAETIAAQKPRAIAFDMIFAEADRLNPNRFTALYPELDASSVAAIGALPSMDTSFARVLGTAPVVLGRLGIDGGGSDPKALFVDPEVGGRPPPGTARFPYVLSSITELDDVALGHAMLNGPPDADGIVRRVPLSILADNRAMPGLAAELTRIALDAPKLSWSGETATIGTRRLPADDAGQMQLRFGHFPNAARHSAAQVLAHAVPGRAFAGKIVLIGLGAEGIADLVSTPLETEGYGVFVQAQAVDAMLHGGWLSRPPWLAAWEWGFGLLLALLIGLAGALWRRWPWLLAGAIGLLLPLKSWLLFDSVGLLFDPLRPAMIGLGAGFALAVLVIQRGRAERAQLGRALVEQRITTAVQEGELQAARAIQLGMVPTRQRLASLDPRIDASAALEPAYSVGGDFYDAIRIDADRLLFLVGDVTGKGVPAALYMALSKTLAKSVLVRERGGLAHAVNTLNIELMRDADDAMGVTMLVVLVDCATGRLTMVNAGHENPILLRPGQAPETVPMEGGPPFCVVEFAYPEETMTLHPGDMLVLITDGVTEAQDAEGRMFGLDGALAMLGKRPGDDPDALVAGTVEAVRGFEHPTEPSDDLTILALRYRG; translated from the coding sequence ATGACGGCCTCACCGTCGAGGTCTGACCGGCCCGGCCGCCGGCATGTCTGGTCGGTGGTGGCGGTGGGCGCGCTGATCGGCGCGCTGCTCAGCCTGATCGTCGCCAATCCGGTCCGGCGCGCGCTGTTCGACGAATGGCAGGTGCTTTCGCCGCGCAAGATCGAGGCGAAGGAAGTCGCGGTCGTGCTGATCGACCGCGAGAGCCTGGCTTCGGTCGGCCCCTGGCCCTGGCCGCGTTATTATCTTGCCAGACTGGCCGAGACGATCGCCGCGCAGAAACCGCGCGCGATTGCCTTCGACATGATCTTCGCCGAGGCCGACCGGCTCAACCCCAACCGCTTCACCGCGCTCTATCCCGAGCTCGATGCCAGTTCGGTCGCCGCGATCGGCGCGCTGCCGTCGATGGACACGAGCTTCGCCCGGGTGCTCGGCACCGCGCCGGTCGTGCTGGGCCGGCTGGGCATCGACGGTGGCGGCAGCGATCCCAAGGCGCTGTTCGTCGACCCCGAGGTCGGCGGGCGGCCGCCGCCGGGCACGGCCAGGTTCCCCTATGTGCTGTCGAGCATAACGGAGCTCGACGACGTCGCGCTGGGTCACGCCATGCTCAACGGGCCGCCCGACGCGGATGGCATCGTGCGTCGGGTGCCCCTGTCGATCCTGGCAGACAACCGCGCGATGCCGGGCCTGGCCGCCGAACTGACCCGGATCGCGCTCGATGCGCCCAAGCTCTCGTGGTCGGGCGAAACCGCTACGATCGGCACGCGCCGCCTGCCCGCGGACGATGCCGGGCAGATGCAGCTGCGCTTCGGCCACTTTCCCAACGCCGCGCGCCATTCGGCCGCGCAGGTGCTGGCTCACGCAGTGCCGGGCCGCGCCTTTGCCGGCAAGATCGTGCTGATCGGGCTCGGCGCCGAGGGGATCGCCGACCTCGTCTCCACGCCGCTCGAGACCGAAGGCTACGGCGTCTTCGTCCAGGCCCAGGCCGTCGATGCCATGCTGCACGGCGGCTGGCTCTCGCGCCCGCCCTGGCTTGCTGCCTGGGAGTGGGGCTTCGGCCTGCTGCTGGCGCTGCTGATCGGGCTCGCGGGGGCACTCTGGCGCCGCTGGCCGTGGCTGCTGGCCGGCGCGATCGGCCTTCTCCTGCCGCTCAAATCGTGGCTTCTGTTCGACTCGGTCGGACTGCTGTTCGATCCGCTACGCCCGGCGATGATCGGGCTCGGCGCCGGCTTCGCGCTCGCCGTCCTGGTCATACAGCGCGGCCGCGCCGAGCGCGCGCAGCTCGGCCGCGCGCTGGTCGAGCAGCGCATCACCACGGCGGTGCAGGAAGGCGAACTGCAGGCCGCACGGGCGATCCAGCTCGGCATGGTGCCGACGCGCCAGCGGCTGGCCTCGCTCGATCCGCGGATCGATGCCAGCGCGGCGCTGGAGCCGGCCTATTCGGTCGGCGGCGATTTCTACGACGCGATCCGGATCGACGCCGATCGCCTGCTGTTCCTGGTCGGCGACGTCACCGGCAAGGGCGTGCCCGCGGCGCTCTACATGGCGCTGTCCAAGACCCTGGCGAAAAGCGTGCTGGTGCGCGAGCGCGGCGGGCTCGCCCATGCGGTCAACACGCTCAACATCGAGCTGATGCGCGACGCCGACGATGCGATGGGCGTGACCATGCTGGTCGTTCTGGTCGACTGCGCCACGGGCAGGCTGACGATGGTCAACGCCGGGCACGAGAACCCGATCCTGCTGCGGCCGGGCCAGGCGCCCGAGACCGTGCCGATGGAGGGCGGCCCGCCGTTCTGCGTCGTCGAGTTCGCCTATCCCGAGGAGACTATGACGCTGCACCCCGGAGATATGCTGGTGCTGATCACCGACGGCGTGACCGAGGCACAGGATGCGGAGGGGCGGATGTTCGGCCTCGATGGAGCCCTGGCCATGCTCGGCAAGCGCCCTGGCGACGATCCCGATGCGCTCGTTGCCGGCACGGTAGAAGCGGTCCGCGGCTTCGAACACCCGACCGAACCCAGCGACGATTTGACGATCCTGGCGCTCCGCTACCGCGGCTAG
- a CDS encoding OmpA family protein — translation MGGAVLALALGACAAPKALLLPGEDGHPVGALAVLDEKGGEQVMDQPLRSARMTRGGTTLRTETAIKPAYQQLMNALPPPAKSFTLYFVDGTSTLLPTSRPVLDQIRAEMAARSGAEVQVTGHTDTVGSDEDNDRLSQKRADEVMAELIAEGFPKDALSAVGRGEREPAVNTGDNVANADNRRVEVIVR, via the coding sequence ATGGGGGGAGCCGTACTGGCGTTGGCGCTCGGAGCCTGCGCTGCTCCGAAGGCCTTGCTGCTGCCGGGCGAGGACGGTCATCCGGTGGGCGCGCTGGCCGTGCTCGACGAGAAGGGGGGCGAGCAGGTCATGGACCAGCCGCTGCGCTCGGCGCGGATGACGCGTGGCGGGACGACGCTGCGCACGGAAACCGCGATCAAACCGGCCTACCAGCAGCTGATGAACGCGCTGCCGCCACCGGCGAAGAGCTTCACGCTCTACTTCGTCGACGGGACCTCGACGTTGTTGCCAACGTCGCGACCGGTGCTCGATCAGATCCGCGCCGAAATGGCGGCGCGCTCGGGTGCCGAAGTCCAGGTCACCGGTCACACCGACACGGTGGGTAGCGACGAAGACAACGATCGCCTGTCGCAGAAACGCGCCGACGAGGTCATGGCCGAGCTGATCGCCGAGGGTTTCCCCAAGGACGCGCTGAGCGCGGTCGGCCGCGGCGAGCGCGAGCCGGCGGTGAACACCGGCGACAATGTCGCCAATGCCGACAATCGCCGCGTCGAAGTCATCGTGCGCTAG
- a CDS encoding FecR domain-containing protein — protein MRSLVKIAALAVMIASAAPALAEIGRVKSNVGAASVNRSGRTVAVAPGVQLEPGDILVTGRDGRLGVTFVDGTRFAVGPNSRVTLTEFQFDRTRQSGSFVTSVDRGSLGVVSGSIAKSRRDAMRVRTPTSMLGVRGTRFVVDVP, from the coding sequence TTGCGTTCTCTTGTGAAGATTGCGGCGCTTGCCGTCATGATCGCCAGTGCCGCTCCGGCGCTTGCCGAGATCGGTCGCGTCAAGAGCAACGTCGGCGCGGCTTCGGTCAACCGCAGCGGGCGGACGGTGGCCGTGGCTCCGGGCGTTCAGCTCGAGCCGGGCGATATCCTCGTCACCGGTCGCGATGGGCGCCTGGGCGTGACTTTCGTTGACGGCACGCGCTTCGCGGTCGGCCCCAACAGTCGCGTGACCCTGACCGAGTTTCAATTCGACCGGACGCGCCAGAGCGGTTCCTTCGTCACGAGCGTCGACCGTGGTTCGCTGGGCGTGGTTTCGGGCAGCATCGCCAAGTCGCGACGCGACGCGATGCGCGTGCGCACGCCGACATCGATGCTGGGCGTGCGCGGCACGCGCTTCGTGGTGGACGTTCCCTGA
- a CDS encoding ATP-binding protein, whose protein sequence is MSAALLAATGAVEAFAGSAELDRVTARRLAIIVEEIVANVLDHAAHDRDIAFTLSLDHRESGPLVTLEDDSDAFDPRTAASVEAPNPDRGGGVGLALVSAWAEIVSYDSAEGRNRLVLQQRLTG, encoded by the coding sequence TTGTCTGCCGCATTGCTCGCGGCGACAGGCGCGGTCGAGGCATTCGCGGGCTCTGCGGAGCTCGACCGTGTCACTGCGCGGCGGCTGGCGATCATCGTCGAGGAGATCGTCGCCAACGTGCTCGATCACGCCGCGCACGACCGTGACATAGCGTTCACGCTCTCGCTCGATCATCGTGAGAGCGGCCCGCTCGTCACGCTCGAAGACGACAGCGATGCGTTCGACCCACGGACTGCTGCATCGGTGGAAGCACCCAATCCGGACCGGGGCGGCGGAGTAGGTCTCGCGCTCGTCTCGGCCTGGGCGGAGATCGTCTCCTACGACAGCGCCGAGGGCCGGAATCGCCTCGTCCTGCAGCAGCGTCTTACCGGCTGA
- a CDS encoding M48 family metalloprotease, producing the protein MTPARKFRVVLSACVLQALPAAAQAQFPNIGGLVKGVQNVKKLGDSFRKIGEEEEVKLGGDLASVILGTAPLVQDAAKQRYVNRLGLWLALHSDRPNLPWKFGIVETADVNAFSMPGGYVLITRGMFDRMRNESELAGVLAHEISHVVRKDHINALQSSLRDSALGGFTDYVGGSTGGLAGQFKTALINAGKTMYMRGLDKDDEYDADRMGVVIAARAGYSPYGLVGVLQTLSAAPDDKGFALMNKTHPLPVDRLDRLDRAMGTKLDGVTNVVEDLPSFVALREPPRVTPAATKSTPRRGRRRN; encoded by the coding sequence ATGACACCCGCCCGCAAATTCCGCGTCGTCCTCTCCGCCTGCGTCCTGCAGGCGCTGCCCGCAGCAGCGCAGGCCCAGTTCCCCAATATCGGCGGGCTGGTCAAAGGCGTCCAGAACGTCAAGAAACTGGGCGATTCATTCCGCAAGATCGGCGAGGAGGAGGAGGTCAAGCTTGGCGGCGATCTCGCCAGCGTCATCCTCGGCACGGCGCCGTTGGTGCAGGACGCGGCCAAGCAGCGCTACGTCAACCGGCTCGGGCTCTGGCTCGCCTTGCACAGCGACCGGCCGAACCTGCCGTGGAAATTCGGCATCGTCGAGACCGCGGACGTCAACGCCTTCTCGATGCCCGGCGGCTACGTGCTGATCACCCGCGGCATGTTCGACCGGATGCGCAACGAGAGCGAGCTCGCCGGCGTGCTGGCGCACGAAATCTCGCATGTCGTGCGCAAGGATCACATCAACGCGCTGCAGAGTTCCTTGCGCGATTCGGCGCTCGGCGGCTTTACCGACTATGTCGGCGGCAGCACCGGTGGCCTCGCGGGGCAGTTCAAGACCGCGCTGATCAATGCCGGCAAGACCATGTACATGCGCGGCCTCGACAAGGACGACGAATACGACGCCGACCGCATGGGCGTCGTCATCGCTGCGCGCGCCGGCTATTCACCCTACGGCCTCGTCGGCGTGCTGCAGACCTTGAGCGCAGCGCCCGACGACAAGGGCTTTGCGCTGATGAACAAGACCCACCCATTGCCCGTCGACCGGCTCGACCGGCTCGACCGCGCGATGGGCACCAAGCTCGACGGAGTCACCAATGTCGTCGAGGATCTTCCGAGCTTCGTGGCGCTGCGCGAGCCGCCGCGCGTCACGCCGGCGGCGACGAAATCGACGCCGCGCCGGGGGCGTCGCAGGAACTAG